The genomic DNA GTACCCGCGGCGTAGGGGAGCAGGGCCGGGCCGCTGCCGTCGAAGACACGGGCCAGGGCTTCGAGGTACGCCGGGAGGCGGGCGGGGTCGACGGCGAACGGCTCGAGCTGGGGCACGGCTCTCACAGTACGAGCCGGGCCGGGTGCGCCCGCACGCCAGGTGAACAATGGCGACCATGACGCGTCCTCTCGCAGTGGTGACCGGTGCAAGCAGCGGGATCGGTCGGGCGAGTGCCCGACGCCTGGCCGCCGAGGGGTTCGAGGTGATCTGCGCGGCGCGGCGTACCGACCGCATCGAGGCGCTCGCCGCCGAGATCGACGGCCGCGCCGTCACCTGCGACGTCACGAAGGCGGACGACCTGGCCGCACTCGCGCGGGAGGTCGGCGACCGGCTCGACGTGCTCGTCGCCAACGCCGGTGGTGCGCTCGGCACCGAGCACGTCGTCGACGCCGATCTCGATGAGTGGCGCACGATGTACGAGACCAACGTCATCGGGGTGGCCGCCTCGGTCCAGGCGCTGATGCCCGCGCTGATCACGGGTGAGGGCGAGGTCATCGTGATCGGCTCGGTCGCCGGGCACGTGTCGTACGAAGGCGGCGGCGGCTACGTCGCGGCCAAGCACGCGGTGCGCGCGATGCTCGGGTCGCTGCGCCTGGAGATGTACGACCAGCCGGTGCGGATCTGCGAGATCGACCCGGGCATGGTCGAGTCGGACGAGTTCTCGCTGGTGCGCTTCCACGGCGATGCCGAGAAGGCCGCTGCGGTCTACGCCGGTGTGGTCGACCCGCTGCAGCAGGAGGACATCGCCGAGTGCGTCGCCTTCGTCGCGACCCGCCCCAAGCACGTCAACATCGACTCGATGGTGGTGCGACCGCGGTCGCAGCCCGCCCAGCACAAGGTGCACCGCCGCTCCAGCTGAGCTCCGGCCGAAGGCTCGGCGGTCCATCTGCCGAGACATAATTGGCGGTTATTTGACCGGTAATTTACGCCTATAAGACACTCCTGCGTGCCGGTGCGGCCCACAGCGGGCCGCCCTTGGACCCGAGGAGTTCCCGTGAAGCATCCCCGCAGACTTGTCCTGACCGCGGCGGCCGCCGCCGCGACCATGGCGCTGGCCGGGTGCTCCGGTGGCGGCGCCTCCGACTCGGTCGACTCCCCGGCAGCCTCCGGGAAGGGCGGCGCCGCGCCCGAGGGCGGGACGACGCTCAACCTGTTCGCGTACGCCGTGCCGAAGCCGGGCTTCGACAAGGTCATCCCGGCGTTCAACGCGACGCCGGCGGGCAAGGGCGTGACGTTCCAGCAGTCGTACGGTGCGTCGGGCGACCAGTCACGCAAGGTGGCCGCGGGCGCCTCGGCCGACGTCGTGAACTTCTCGGTCGAGCCCGACATCACCCGACTCGTCGACGCCGGCCTGGTCGACCCGAGCTGGAACAAGGACGCTCACCAGGGCATCCCGTTCGGCTCGGTCGTCACGATCGTCACCCGCAAGGGCAACCCCAAGGGCATCAAGGACTGGGACGACCTGCTCAAGCCGGGCGTCGAGGTCGTCACGCCCAACCCGTTCTCCTCCGGCTCCGCCAAGTGGAACCTGCTCGCGCCGTACGCCGCCAAGAGCAACGGTGGCAAGGACCCCAAGGCGGGCCTGGCGTACATCGACAAGCTCGTCAGCGATCACGTCAAGGTGCAGCCGAAGTCCGGCCGCGAGGCGACCGAGACCTTCCTGCAGGGCACCGGCGACGTGCTGCTCAGCTACGAGAACGAGGCGCTGTTCTCCGAGCGCAAGGGCGACGCCGTGGAGCACGTCACGCCGCCGCAGACGTTCAAGATCGAGAACCCCGTGGCCGTGCTCAAGAACAGCAAGCACGCTGCACAGGCCAACGCCTTCCGCGACTTCCTCTACACCCCGGCCGGGCAGCGCGCCTGGGCACAGGCCGGTTTCCGACCGGTCGACCCGACCGTGGCGAAGGAGTTCGCCCAGCAGTTCCCGCAGCCGCAGAAGCTGTGGACCATCAAGGACCTCGGTGGCTGGAAGACCGTCGACGGCGGCCTGTTCAAGAAGGGCACCGGCCAGATCGCGGTCATCTACGACAAGGCGACCCAGTAAGTGGCTGTCACCACCTCACGTCAGGGCGGGGGCGCCACACCGGCGCCTTCGCCTGATGACCCCGGCGACCGTCGTACGCCGGCCCGCACCCCGCGCCGAGCCCGGCGCGGGGTCGCGCGCGCCACCGGCCACACCGGTCCGCTCGGCGTCGGCGTCGTCACGCTGTGGCTGAGCGTCATGGTGCTGCTGCCGCTCGCGGCGCTCACCGTGAAGTCGTTCGGCCACGGGTTCGGCGGGTTCTGGGACGCCGTCACCGCTCCCGCCGCGCTCGCGTCGCTGCGGACGACGGTGCTGGTCTCGGTCGTCGTCGCGCTCGTCAACGTCGTGATGGGCACGCTGATCGCCTGGGTGCTCGTGCGTGACGAGTTCCCCGGCAAGCGCATCGTCGACGCCCTCATCGATCTGCCGTTCGCGCTGCCGACGATCGTGGCCAGCATCGTGCTGCTGTCGCTGTACGGACCGAACAGCCCGATCGGCATCCATATCAACGCGACTCGCTGGGCGCTGATCGTGGCGCTGGCGTTCGTGACGCTGCCGTTCGTGGTGCGTTCGGTGCAGCCGGTGCTGATCGAGGCCGACCGCGAGGTCGAGGAGGCCGCTGCCTCGCTCGGTGCGAGCGGCTGGACGACGTTCACCAAGGTGGTGCTGCCGACCCTGCTGCCCGCGATCATCTCCGGCGGCGGGCTGACCTTCGCGCGCGCCATCGGCGAGTACGGCTCGGTCGTGCTCATCGGCGGCAACATCCCGCGCGAGACGCAGGTGTCCTCGCAGTACATCCAGCAGCAGATCGAGATCGACGAGCCGGTCAACGCCGCCGCCGTCTCGGTGGCGCTGCTGCTGATCGCGTTCGCGACGCTGCTCGTGCTGCGCGTGCTCGCCGGGCGCGGCCGCCGACGTGAGGAGCGCAGCTCATGAAGACCTCGGCCCCCGTGCGCATCACCCTGCGCACCGTCGCACTCGGCTACCTCGGCCTCCTCCTCGCGGTGCCGATCGCGCTCATCCTGTGGCGCACGTTCGAGCCCGGCTTCGGCGTGTTCTGGGACTCCATCCGTACGCCGGCCGCCATCTCGGCGCTCAACCTCTCGCTGCTCATCGTCGCGATCGTCGTACCGCTCAACGTGGTGTTCGGGGTCGTCACGGCGCTCGCGCTCGTACGCGGCAGGTTCCGTGGTCGCGGTCTGCTGCAGGCCGTGGTCGACCTGCCGTTCGCGGTGTCACCCGTCGTCGTCGGCGTCTCGCTGATCATGCTGTGGGGCGCGGGCGGCTGGTTCGGAGGCATCGAGAGCACCGGCTTCAAGGTCATCTTCGGCCTGCCCGGCATGGTGCTGGCGACGGCGTTCGTGACCCTGCCGTTCGTCGTCCGCGAGGTCGAGCCGGTGCTGCACGAGATCGGCACCGAGCAGGAGCAGGCCGCCGCCACCCTCGGCGCGACCGGCTGGCAGACGTTCTGGCGCATCACGCTGCCCGCGATCCGTTGGGGTCTGACCTACGGCGTCGTGCTCACCGTCGCGCGGGCGCTCGGCGAGTTCGGCGCGGTCATCATGGTCTCGTCCGGCTTCCCGGGCGTCTCGCAGACGCTCACGCTGCTCGTGCACTCGCGTTACATCGACGACCACAACACCCACGGCGCGTACGCCGCCGCCACCCTCTTGATGGGCCTGGCCCTGGTCACGCTGCTGCTGATGACCGCCCTGCACGGCAAGCGGCTCGGCGCGAAGAAGGCCGCACGAACGAAGGACGACGCATGATCACGGTCTCTGCTGCTCACAAGACGTACGGCGACTTCACCGCCCTCGACGATGTCAGTCTCGAGGTCCCGGCCGGCTCGCTGACCGCACTGCTGGGCCCGAGCGGATCGGGCAAGTCCACGCTGCTGCGCGCGATCGCCGGCCTCGAGGAGCTCGACACCGGTGCCGTCGTCATCCAGGGTTCGGACGTGACGCGGGTGCCCGCCCAGAAGCGGGGCATCGGGTTCGTCTTCCAGCACTACGCGGCGTTCAAGCACATGACCGTGCGCGACAACGTGGCGTTCGGGCTCAAGATCCGCAAGCGGCCCAAGGCCGAGATCGCCCACAAGGTCGACGACCTGCTGGAGATCGTCGGGCTCGGCGGGTTCCAGCACCGCTACCCGGCGCAGCTGTCGGGTGGTCAGCGGCAGCGGATGGCCCTCGCGCGGGCGCTCGCGGTCGACCCGCAGGTGCTGCTGCTCGACGAGCCGTTCGGCGCTCTGGACGCGCAGGTGCGTGCCGACCTGCGGCAGTGGCTGCGCCGGCTGCACGACGAGGTGCACGTCACCACCGTGCTGGTCACCCACGACCAGGAGGAGGCGCTCGACGTCGCCGACCTCATCGCCGTCCTCAACAAGGGGCGCATCGAGCAGATCGGCACGCCGGACGACCTCTACGAGCGGCCCGCCAACGACTTCGTCATGTCGTTCCTGGGCTCGGTGTCGCGGCTCGACGGCAGGCTCGTCCGACCGCACGACATCGAGGTGGTCCGCGATCGACCGTCCTCCGAAACCGTTGGTGCTGAAGGGATCTCGGTCACCGAGGCCGTCGTCGACCGCGTCGTGCGCCTGGGCTTCGAGGTGCGGGTCGAGCTGCGCGACGTCGCCTCGGACGAGCGGTTCTCGGCGCAGGTGACGCGGGCCGAGGACGAGCGGCTCGGCCTGGAGGTGGGCGACACGGTGTGGGTACGCCCGACCCGACCGCTGCCGCCCGAGGAGATCGACCCGGCGCTCGCCGTCTGAGTGACGCGGCGACCTCCCGATACCTTTCCTTTCAAATATTGCCCATATCACATACTAAGTAACGAAAGGGTATAAGGGGTCGCTAGTTTCAGTCCCGTGCTCGCGCGAGGGCGCGAGCCTTACGGGAGGGCATGACCATGATCGACGTACGACGGAGTGCGCTGCGCGGCGTCGCAGCAGTGGGCATCGCGGCCGGGCTGGTCGCAGGGACGGCGGGCGGCGCGCTCGCTCACGAGTGCTTCAACGCGAGCCGGTCCGACCAGGGCAACGCCATGGCCGGCACGAAGTCTCAGGCCTGGGCGTCCGTGCCGCTGCACGTGGTGCTGACCGAGTTCATCGGGCTGCCCGAACCGCTTGCAGCCTGTGTCGAGGAGAAGGCTCCCGCTGCCGGGATCCCGAGCTCGTTCGTGTTCGGGATCAAGCAGGCCCAGGGCCAGGACGGCGTGATCGCCGAGCACAACAAGAACATGGATGCCAAGGGACTTGGCTCCAACGGCAAGGGCATCGACCACGGTGAGCTCGCCTACGGCGACGCGATCGGTGCGCTGATCGGGCAGTGCAGCGCCTGAACCCAGACGGCTGAGGGGCCGTCGTCCGTGCGGTGGACGACGGCCCCTCAGTGTGGACCCGCTACCGTGCCTGGCCATGGGGTTCGGGGTGGAAGCCCGCCGTGTGCGCGACAGCGACCTGCCACTGGCGTGGCGGTTCCACGCTCTGGGCTCGGCCATCAGTCTGGAGCAGCCGCTCGGGTTCAACGGGACGTTGTCCTACCTCGAGCAACGGACGCGTGTGCAGCGCCGCGACCCAGCCTTCCTCCTGCCCGCCCTGGACCTCCTCGTGAGCGCCCGCGATGCCCGGCTGGCAGCTGAGATTCAGTACTCCGCGCTGCGCTGTCGCCGCAAACGGTCCGGGCTCCGTCGCCCTTGGGTCGACGAGGTCACGCCGACCTCCCCGTCGAGGTGGCCGGGCGATGAGCGTGTCGGCGCGTTCCACGCACTCCGAGGTTGGCGCTCGCGCCGCGACCCTTCTCCCGATCTGACGGACGGTGTGGGCGCGGGTGTCCTCGACACAGTCGATCTACTGCTTCGCGCACCGACGGCACAGGTCGACCTGCACCTTCTGCAGCGCGCACTCGACCGCGGGCGCCGCGTCGCCGGTACGCCGGGGCCGGCGTACCGGAGCATCTCGGGTGGCTGGGTGCTCGGGCAGCTGCACCTGATCTGCTGCGAGCTGCCGCCGCTGGGGGAGCGCTGGAGCTTCGTGGAGCGGCGTACGGCGTGACCAGGGCCCCTGACAGCCTGCGCTGTCCGGGGGCCAGGGTCACATCGTCCCCGGGTCAGAAGTACCAGGGGAAGGGCGACCAGTCGGGCTCGCGCTTCTGCAGGAACTGGTCGCGGCCCTCGACGGCCTCGTCGGTCATGTATGCCAGTCGGGTCGCCTCGCCCGCGAACACCTGCTGACCCATCAGACCGTCGTCGGACAGGTTGAACGCGAACTTCAGCATCCGCTGCGCCTGCGGCGACTTGCCCATGATCTCGCGGGCGGCCTGCAGCGCCTCGACCTCGAGCTCGGCGTGGTCGGCGACGATGTTGACCGCCCCCATGCGGTGCATGTCCTCGGCGGAGTAGGTGCGGCCGAGGAAGAAGATCTCGCGAGCGAACTTCTGGCCGACCTGCTTGGCGAGGTACGCCGACCCGTAGCCACCGTCGAACGAGCCCACGTCGGCGTCGGTCTGCTTGAACCGGGCGTGCTCACGCGAGGCGATCGTCAGGTCGCACACGACGTGGAGGCTGTGCCCGCCGCCGGCCGCCCAGCCGCCGACCACCGCGATGACGACCTTGGGCATCGTGCGGATGAGGCGCTGGACCTCCAGGATGTGCAGCCGCCCGCCCTCGGCCTTGACCCGGCGCTCGTCCACGGTGTCGCCGGTCTCACCGTCGGCGTACTGGTAGCCGGAGCGGCCCCGGATGCGCTGGTCGCCGCCGGAGCAGAACGACCACTTGCCAGCCGAGCCGGTGCCCGCGGGCCCGGGCCCGTTGCCGGTGAGCAGGACGCAGCCCACATCGGGTGTACGCCGGGCGTGGTCCAGCACGCGGTAGAGCTCATCGACCGTGTGGGGACGGAACGCATTGAGCACCTCGGGCCGGTCGAACGCGACGCGCACGCAGCCGACGTCCTTGGCCCGGTGGTAGGTGATGTCGGTCAGGTCGTCGAACCCGGGGACGACGTCCCAGGCGTCGGGGTCGAACGGGTTGGTGGTGCTCGCTGCGTCAGTCACGCGCCCGACTGTATGACGTGGCGGCCGAGCGCTGGTCCTGATGGTGGTGCTCAGGCGGAGGCGGCCTCGGCCGCAAGCAGGGCCGAGCGGGCCGCCGGTGTGCTGGTCATGCGCCCGTCTCCCTGGTCAGGCCGTAGCCGGCCGCGAAACCGACCAGGAGCACGGTCAGCCCGAGCATCGGCCAGATCGCGATGGCGCTGTGGCGACGGACGCCGTACGCGATGCCAC from Luteipulveratus halotolerans includes the following:
- a CDS encoding SDR family NAD(P)-dependent oxidoreductase, producing the protein MTRPLAVVTGASSGIGRASARRLAAEGFEVICAARRTDRIEALAAEIDGRAVTCDVTKADDLAALAREVGDRLDVLVANAGGALGTEHVVDADLDEWRTMYETNVIGVAASVQALMPALITGEGEVIVIGSVAGHVSYEGGGGYVAAKHAVRAMLGSLRLEMYDQPVRICEIDPGMVESDEFSLVRFHGDAEKAAAVYAGVVDPLQQEDIAECVAFVATRPKHVNIDSMVVRPRSQPAQHKVHRRSS
- a CDS encoding sulfate ABC transporter substrate-binding protein, translating into MKHPRRLVLTAAAAAATMALAGCSGGGASDSVDSPAASGKGGAAPEGGTTLNLFAYAVPKPGFDKVIPAFNATPAGKGVTFQQSYGASGDQSRKVAAGASADVVNFSVEPDITRLVDAGLVDPSWNKDAHQGIPFGSVVTIVTRKGNPKGIKDWDDLLKPGVEVVTPNPFSSGSAKWNLLAPYAAKSNGGKDPKAGLAYIDKLVSDHVKVQPKSGREATETFLQGTGDVLLSYENEALFSERKGDAVEHVTPPQTFKIENPVAVLKNSKHAAQANAFRDFLYTPAGQRAWAQAGFRPVDPTVAKEFAQQFPQPQKLWTIKDLGGWKTVDGGLFKKGTGQIAVIYDKATQ
- the cysT gene encoding sulfate ABC transporter permease subunit CysT; this translates as MAVTTSRQGGGATPAPSPDDPGDRRTPARTPRRARRGVARATGHTGPLGVGVVTLWLSVMVLLPLAALTVKSFGHGFGGFWDAVTAPAALASLRTTVLVSVVVALVNVVMGTLIAWVLVRDEFPGKRIVDALIDLPFALPTIVASIVLLSLYGPNSPIGIHINATRWALIVALAFVTLPFVVRSVQPVLIEADREVEEAAASLGASGWTTFTKVVLPTLLPAIISGGGLTFARAIGEYGSVVLIGGNIPRETQVSSQYIQQQIEIDEPVNAAAVSVALLLIAFATLLVLRVLAGRGRRREERSS
- the cysW gene encoding sulfate ABC transporter permease subunit CysW; translation: MKTSAPVRITLRTVALGYLGLLLAVPIALILWRTFEPGFGVFWDSIRTPAAISALNLSLLIVAIVVPLNVVFGVVTALALVRGRFRGRGLLQAVVDLPFAVSPVVVGVSLIMLWGAGGWFGGIESTGFKVIFGLPGMVLATAFVTLPFVVREVEPVLHEIGTEQEQAAATLGATGWQTFWRITLPAIRWGLTYGVVLTVARALGEFGAVIMVSSGFPGVSQTLTLLVHSRYIDDHNTHGAYAAATLLMGLALVTLLLMTALHGKRLGAKKAARTKDDA
- a CDS encoding sulfate/molybdate ABC transporter ATP-binding protein; the encoded protein is MITVSAAHKTYGDFTALDDVSLEVPAGSLTALLGPSGSGKSTLLRAIAGLEELDTGAVVIQGSDVTRVPAQKRGIGFVFQHYAAFKHMTVRDNVAFGLKIRKRPKAEIAHKVDDLLEIVGLGGFQHRYPAQLSGGQRQRMALARALAVDPQVLLLDEPFGALDAQVRADLRQWLRRLHDEVHVTTVLVTHDQEEALDVADLIAVLNKGRIEQIGTPDDLYERPANDFVMSFLGSVSRLDGRLVRPHDIEVVRDRPSSETVGAEGISVTEAVVDRVVRLGFEVRVELRDVASDERFSAQVTRAEDERLGLEVGDTVWVRPTRPLPPEEIDPALAV
- a CDS encoding 1,4-dihydroxy-2-naphthoyl-CoA synthase, producing MTDAASTTNPFDPDAWDVVPGFDDLTDITYHRAKDVGCVRVAFDRPEVLNAFRPHTVDELYRVLDHARRTPDVGCVLLTGNGPGPAGTGSAGKWSFCSGGDQRIRGRSGYQYADGETGDTVDERRVKAEGGRLHILEVQRLIRTMPKVVIAVVGGWAAGGGHSLHVVCDLTIASREHARFKQTDADVGSFDGGYGSAYLAKQVGQKFAREIFFLGRTYSAEDMHRMGAVNIVADHAELEVEALQAAREIMGKSPQAQRMLKFAFNLSDDGLMGQQVFAGEATRLAYMTDEAVEGRDQFLQKREPDWSPFPWYF